A window of Corallococcus macrosporus DSM 14697 contains these coding sequences:
- a CDS encoding ABC transporter permease has product MRALLQIAFRNLLAHRERGLLLLIVLAGASAVLVGVMSVSAGVARAQREAVRTFLAGDLNVGGYFKEHPDSIFPVVGDTSKVRSVLQPHVPASCQVRERGRGSATAGAGKHRVRSYLMSLDVAAEGSAGFRVRTGSLDALAKPRTVALSTSLAERLQVEVGELATLFVQMPGGKRNAVDVEVVALLERAGVLGESAGLLVSNAMLRELYGFRPDSASVIQLLCEDSTELEPLAGTLRGALQKAGFEVLPPAHEAYGDKLGPLLREGWAGQKLDVSTWEDEAAFLDFVGQGLGLLLVLVGAVVFGVVVVGLFVSLNVSVRERTREIGTLRAMGMQRRSLVAAFMLEGLLVGGAASLVGASVAAGLGVLLRDVLPVPDALATLFFSGTLPLAPSLGHVVAAVLLVTIGAGLASIIPAFRAASLPPRSAMESL; this is encoded by the coding sequence ATGCGCGCGCTTCTTCAGATTGCCTTCCGCAACCTCCTGGCCCACCGCGAGCGGGGCCTGCTGCTGCTCATCGTGCTCGCGGGCGCGAGCGCCGTGCTGGTGGGCGTGATGTCCGTGAGCGCGGGCGTCGCTCGGGCCCAGCGCGAGGCGGTGCGGACCTTCCTCGCCGGTGACCTCAACGTCGGGGGCTACTTCAAGGAGCACCCCGACTCCATCTTCCCGGTGGTGGGAGACACCTCGAAGGTCCGCTCCGTGCTCCAGCCGCACGTGCCCGCGTCCTGCCAGGTGCGGGAGCGGGGCCGGGGCTCCGCCACGGCGGGCGCGGGCAAGCACCGGGTGCGCTCGTACCTGATGAGCCTGGACGTCGCCGCCGAGGGCAGCGCGGGCTTCCGCGTACGCACCGGCTCGCTGGACGCGCTCGCGAAGCCTCGCACCGTGGCGCTGTCCACGTCGTTGGCGGAACGGCTCCAGGTGGAGGTGGGCGAGCTGGCCACGCTCTTCGTGCAGATGCCGGGCGGCAAGCGCAACGCGGTGGACGTGGAGGTGGTGGCCCTGCTGGAGCGCGCCGGCGTCCTGGGCGAGTCGGCGGGCCTGCTGGTCTCCAACGCGATGCTGCGTGAGCTGTACGGCTTCCGTCCGGACTCGGCCAGCGTGATTCAGCTCCTCTGTGAGGACAGCACGGAGCTGGAGCCCCTGGCGGGGACGCTGCGGGGCGCGCTCCAGAAGGCCGGCTTCGAGGTGCTGCCTCCCGCGCATGAGGCGTACGGCGACAAGCTCGGGCCCCTGCTGCGCGAGGGCTGGGCGGGCCAGAAGCTGGACGTGAGCACCTGGGAGGACGAGGCGGCCTTCCTCGACTTCGTGGGCCAGGGCCTGGGGCTGCTGCTGGTGCTGGTGGGCGCGGTGGTGTTCGGCGTCGTCGTCGTGGGCCTCTTCGTCTCGCTCAACGTGTCGGTGCGCGAGCGCACGCGCGAAATCGGGACGCTGCGGGCCATGGGCATGCAGCGCCGCTCGCTGGTGGCCGCGTTCATGCTGGAGGGGCTGCTGGTGGGCGGGGCGGCCTCGCTGGTGGGCGCCAGCGTGGCGGCGGGCCTGGGCGTGCTCCTGCGCGACGTGCTGCCGGTGCCGGACGCGCTCGCCACGTTGTTCTTCAGCGGCACGCTGCCGCTGGCACCTTCCCTGGGGCACGTGGTGGCCGCGGTGCTCCTGGTGACGATTGGGGCGGGGCTGGCCTCCATCATCCCGGCCTTCCGGGCCGCCTCGCTTCCTCCTCGTTCCGCCATGGAGTCCTTGTGA
- a CDS encoding outer membrane lipoprotein-sorting protein — MNARRPLSILLLGWALLLPAAALAEAAPKPAEAAPKLAPDALLRHIDEKMSFTSDYKGVIRLYETRKDGAKRAMEVHVYRREADNDLLFLSTKPRHLAGMGTLRIGRNLWDYEATTGSWRRNTQRTNLLNTFTCEADFDRSRLAEDYAGKDEGDDTVNGVAYRKLLLTAKNDQVTFPLMRIWVDPQNNIVKKVGYTASGRTLRTDIVRSYQRIKDPLSGKHVLHYKEVLETEEQEGTQMVVRYDEVVLAPLDANIFTKAWLESRLR; from the coding sequence ATGAACGCACGACGCCCGCTGTCCATCCTGTTGCTCGGCTGGGCCCTGCTGCTTCCGGCGGCGGCGCTCGCGGAGGCCGCGCCGAAGCCCGCGGAGGCCGCTCCGAAGCTCGCGCCCGATGCCCTGCTGCGCCACATCGACGAGAAGATGTCCTTCACCAGCGACTACAAGGGCGTCATCCGCCTCTATGAGACGCGCAAGGACGGCGCCAAGCGGGCCATGGAGGTCCACGTCTACCGGCGCGAGGCGGACAACGACCTGCTCTTCCTCTCCACCAAGCCGCGCCACCTGGCGGGCATGGGGACGCTGCGCATCGGCCGCAACCTGTGGGACTACGAGGCGACGACGGGCTCATGGCGGCGCAACACCCAGCGCACCAACCTGCTCAACACCTTCACCTGTGAGGCGGACTTCGACCGCTCGCGGCTGGCGGAGGACTACGCCGGCAAGGACGAGGGCGACGACACCGTCAACGGCGTGGCGTACCGCAAGCTGCTGCTGACGGCGAAGAACGACCAGGTGACCTTCCCGCTGATGCGCATCTGGGTGGACCCGCAGAACAACATCGTCAAGAAGGTGGGCTACACCGCCTCCGGCCGCACACTGCGCACCGACATCGTGCGCAGCTACCAGCGCATCAAGGACCCGCTCTCCGGCAAGCACGTCCTCCACTACAAGGAAGTGCTGGAGACGGAGGAGCAGGAAGGCACGCAGATGGTGGTGCGCTACGACGAGGTGGTGTTGGCGCCGCTGGACGCCAACATCTTCACCAAGGCGTGGCTGGAGAGCCGCCTCCGCTAG
- a CDS encoding SDR family NAD(P)-dependent oxidoreductase, which yields MVQLVEEFLRAEGRVRDVWVSPEVAWVVPRRAVRAAELDALLHERLGARVPAVALVDALPRLDSGAVDEAALRRGAPPVPARLQALEDALRQQGIEAVALVGPQRDEEVHTPLDALLPADLLSKAGGVSPVSSKRSVAEARAHTEARPSLIDSGPRRMPDGAPRTLVELLRQAVEHGPQLAITFIDVQGQRETLTFSALWDEALRLWGGLQARGAKAGDRVMLAMERPGDFVRGFWACTLGGVVPVPLALPASLERSQPGVARLLSVSERLGAPLLLTDGRASSALTEGGLRALALESLAGAAPGRPADVAPESPAILSFTSGSTGRPKGVVLTHANLMAMGEGMVAGGWYLPGDLGVSWMPLDHVAGTSYPHLLALRTRTPHVLVARDYVLADVLRWLDLLTEFGGTMSWAPNFAYGLVADRLERGERRAWRLHQVRVLGCGGESVLPATLRRFSAPLRDNGLREDAVCPAWGMAETSSYFTMTRGVRGHPVEGATELGPPPVGAALRVVDDADVVVPEGQVGHLQARGAQVLSGYLDDAELNARSFTADGWFRTGDMAVIQDGQMAIAGRQKEVLILHGNNVYPQDIEEVVESVPGVLPSYTVACPTRSGAAQTDELAVCFVPAPDAPPLAELLRSIREKVGRVLGFHVAHLLPLARQQVPRTELGKRGRTELRRRFEAGELVAEHHRALSILGGPATMPPCLAVARWVPRPLASSVSKAETQGAVVVIADEAFAGAMREQMRGREVVRVAPEASGDLVHVLGALAERGLPCGDVVVRLPDVGGEAPAPDAVHQRPVSGAGDAEARRVVLAASVAPLLRALQALSAGPGVRVLAVLPETGTGTHGAGTQAALLAPGLLWAAAAEVPGLEARVTWAPSDASAAAHAAAREVTSQDAAREVAWRDGTRWERLFTPWTPPPLAAPQRLKREGLYLVTGALGGLGREWARQLRQGVDARLLLVGRRAHGPEARALEAELGAAKYLSVDVTDEAALREAVRHAEAHFGQPCDGAFHFAGTLTPTPVADETPESFVQGVAAHALGALSIAAVLEDRPQAVCVFAASLMGTLGAGRHAAYCAGTAFLERLAERLTAQGRHAATVSLSQVRETGLARALGTAPPGYRVLEPSQALASVALAGEHAPAHLLVGVVASAWPWRQAGLGSGRYLDAAHVFLVPPPRPEGLSGAVLHPLTEWPRRADGSVDREALAADLSGMGDGTPAGPFETVVMEAFREVLGAQGVGAGSDFFTLGGSSLQATRVVARINERTGLRLREVALFEHPTATALADHVRRVVDLTQLDISVLSDAQVDLLLRVLAPT from the coding sequence ATGGTGCAACTCGTCGAGGAGTTCCTACGTGCGGAGGGGCGCGTCCGTGACGTCTGGGTGTCGCCCGAGGTGGCCTGGGTGGTACCCCGGCGCGCCGTCCGTGCGGCGGAGCTGGACGCGCTGCTCCATGAGCGCCTGGGGGCACGGGTGCCCGCCGTGGCGCTGGTGGACGCGCTGCCTCGGCTCGACTCGGGCGCGGTGGACGAGGCGGCGCTGCGGCGGGGCGCTCCCCCCGTGCCCGCGAGGCTCCAGGCCCTGGAGGACGCGCTTCGTCAGCAGGGCATCGAGGCCGTGGCGCTCGTGGGGCCCCAGCGGGACGAGGAGGTCCACACGCCGCTGGACGCCTTGCTTCCCGCTGACCTGCTGTCGAAGGCGGGTGGCGTGAGCCCGGTGTCCTCGAAGCGGAGCGTGGCCGAGGCGCGAGCGCACACGGAGGCCCGGCCGTCTCTCATTGATTCAGGGCCGCGCCGCATGCCGGACGGGGCGCCGCGAACGCTCGTGGAGCTGCTGCGGCAGGCGGTGGAGCACGGTCCCCAACTGGCCATCACCTTCATCGACGTCCAGGGCCAGCGGGAGACGCTGACCTTCTCCGCGCTCTGGGACGAAGCGCTGCGGCTGTGGGGCGGGCTGCAAGCGCGCGGTGCGAAGGCGGGGGACCGGGTGATGCTCGCGATGGAGCGCCCCGGTGACTTCGTGCGGGGCTTCTGGGCGTGCACGCTGGGCGGCGTGGTGCCGGTGCCGCTGGCGCTGCCGGCCTCGCTGGAGCGCTCGCAGCCCGGCGTCGCGCGGCTCCTCTCCGTGTCGGAGCGGCTGGGCGCGCCGCTGTTGCTCACGGATGGGCGGGCATCATCGGCGCTGACGGAAGGAGGGCTCCGAGCCCTGGCGCTGGAGTCCCTGGCGGGCGCGGCGCCGGGCCGTCCCGCGGACGTGGCGCCGGAGTCGCCCGCGATTCTGTCCTTCACCTCGGGGAGCACGGGGAGGCCCAAGGGCGTGGTGCTGACGCACGCGAACCTGATGGCCATGGGCGAGGGCATGGTGGCCGGCGGCTGGTACCTGCCTGGAGACCTGGGCGTGAGCTGGATGCCCCTGGACCACGTGGCCGGGACGAGCTACCCCCACCTGCTCGCGCTGCGCACCCGGACACCCCATGTGCTGGTGGCGCGCGACTACGTGCTGGCGGACGTGCTGCGCTGGTTGGACTTGCTCACGGAGTTCGGCGGGACGATGAGCTGGGCCCCCAACTTCGCCTATGGCCTGGTGGCGGACCGGCTGGAGCGTGGGGAGCGCCGGGCATGGCGGCTCCATCAGGTGCGGGTGCTGGGTTGCGGTGGAGAGTCCGTGCTGCCCGCGACGCTCCGGCGCTTCTCGGCGCCGCTGCGCGACAACGGGCTCCGCGAGGACGCGGTGTGCCCGGCCTGGGGCATGGCGGAGACCTCGTCGTACTTCACCATGACGCGGGGCGTGCGCGGCCACCCGGTGGAAGGCGCGACGGAGCTGGGCCCGCCTCCGGTGGGCGCGGCCTTGCGCGTGGTGGACGACGCCGACGTCGTGGTGCCCGAGGGGCAGGTGGGCCATCTCCAGGCCCGGGGCGCGCAGGTGCTGTCCGGCTACCTGGATGACGCGGAGCTCAACGCGCGCTCCTTCACGGCCGACGGCTGGTTCCGCACCGGCGACATGGCCGTGATTCAGGACGGGCAGATGGCCATCGCGGGCCGCCAGAAGGAGGTCCTCATCCTCCATGGCAACAACGTCTACCCGCAGGACATCGAGGAAGTGGTGGAGTCGGTGCCCGGCGTGCTGCCGTCGTACACCGTGGCCTGCCCGACGCGGAGCGGGGCGGCGCAGACGGATGAGCTGGCGGTCTGCTTCGTGCCCGCGCCGGACGCGCCGCCGCTGGCGGAGTTGCTGCGGAGCATCCGGGAGAAGGTGGGACGGGTGCTGGGGTTCCACGTCGCGCACCTGTTGCCGCTGGCGCGCCAGCAGGTGCCTCGCACGGAGCTGGGCAAGCGCGGCCGCACCGAGCTGCGGCGCCGCTTCGAGGCGGGAGAGCTGGTGGCCGAGCACCACCGCGCGCTGAGCATCCTGGGCGGGCCCGCCACGATGCCGCCGTGCCTGGCCGTGGCCCGGTGGGTGCCCCGGCCGCTGGCGTCATCGGTGAGCAAGGCGGAGACACAAGGCGCCGTGGTCGTCATCGCGGACGAGGCCTTCGCCGGGGCCATGCGCGAACAGATGCGCGGCCGCGAGGTGGTGCGCGTGGCGCCGGAGGCGAGCGGCGACCTTGTTCATGTCCTGGGGGCCCTGGCGGAGCGGGGGCTGCCCTGTGGCGATGTGGTGGTGCGGCTGCCTGACGTCGGTGGAGAGGCGCCGGCCCCGGATGCGGTGCACCAGCGCCCGGTGTCTGGTGCTGGCGATGCGGAGGCGAGGCGGGTGGTGCTGGCCGCGAGCGTGGCGCCCCTGCTTCGCGCCCTCCAGGCCCTGTCCGCAGGCCCTGGGGTGCGTGTGCTCGCGGTCCTTCCTGAAACGGGGACAGGGACGCACGGCGCGGGCACGCAGGCCGCCTTGTTGGCACCGGGGCTGCTCTGGGCCGCCGCGGCGGAGGTGCCCGGCCTGGAGGCGCGAGTGACATGGGCGCCCTCCGACGCTTCAGCGGCCGCTCACGCCGCGGCTCGCGAAGTCACGTCCCAGGATGCCGCGCGCGAGGTCGCGTGGCGGGATGGCACACGCTGGGAGCGCCTCTTCACGCCGTGGACGCCGCCACCGCTCGCGGCGCCCCAGCGCCTCAAGCGGGAAGGGCTCTACCTGGTGACGGGCGCGCTCGGTGGCCTGGGGCGCGAGTGGGCGCGTCAACTGCGTCAGGGCGTGGATGCCCGGTTGTTGCTCGTGGGGCGTCGTGCGCATGGGCCCGAGGCCCGGGCGCTGGAGGCCGAGCTGGGCGCCGCGAAGTACCTCTCCGTGGATGTCACCGACGAGGCGGCGCTCCGCGAGGCCGTGCGTCACGCAGAAGCGCACTTCGGGCAGCCGTGTGACGGGGCCTTCCACTTCGCGGGCACGCTGACGCCCACCCCCGTGGCCGACGAGACGCCCGAGTCGTTCGTGCAAGGCGTGGCGGCGCACGCGCTGGGCGCGCTGTCCATCGCCGCGGTCCTGGAAGACAGGCCCCAGGCCGTCTGCGTCTTCGCGGCGTCGTTGATGGGGACATTGGGCGCGGGCCGCCACGCGGCCTACTGCGCGGGCACGGCCTTCCTCGAACGGCTCGCGGAGCGGCTGACCGCCCAGGGCCGCCACGCGGCGACGGTGTCGTTGAGCCAGGTCCGGGAGACGGGGCTCGCGCGCGCGCTGGGGACGGCGCCGCCGGGCTACCGTGTCCTGGAGCCGTCCCAGGCCCTGGCCTCCGTGGCGCTAGCCGGGGAGCACGCGCCCGCGCACCTGCTGGTGGGCGTGGTGGCGTCGGCCTGGCCCTGGCGTCAGGCGGGGCTGGGCTCGGGGCGATACCTGGACGCGGCCCATGTCTTCCTCGTGCCTCCACCGCGGCCCGAAGGGCTCTCCGGCGCGGTGCTCCATCCCCTGACGGAGTGGCCGCGCCGCGCGGATGGCTCGGTGGACCGGGAGGCCCTGGCCGCGGACCTCTCCGGGATGGGAGACGGGACGCCCGCAGGTCCCTTCGAGACGGTGGTGATGGAGGCCTTCCGCGAGGTGCTCGGGGCCCAGGGGGTGGGCGCGGGCTCCGACTTCTTCACGCTGGGTGGCAGCTCGCTCCAGGCCACCCGGGTGGTGGCGCGCATCAACGAGCGCACCGGGCTGCGGCTGCGCGAGGTCGCCCTGTTCGAGCACCCCACGGCCACGGCGCTGGCGGACCATGTCCGGCGCGTGGTGGACCTGACGCAGTTGGACATCTCCGTGCTCAGTGACGCGCAGGTGGACCTGCTGCTGCGCGTGTTGGCGCCCACCTGA
- a CDS encoding FtsX-like permease family protein, with the protein MTLWWLTVQGVVARPRSWVVGLLAAGAAALLTPGVSLMGSIHEGTRRSLIESGAGDLQVYAAASTGTPQVVVGPGGVPDLKPIPDYGALEPRLRELPGVREVVPLELGMGAVFRGNALDEKLAVLREAARAPASEERDARLRRLGEDLRRTLERVARNADRRGEAFAEEPAFADDLRVLKDAAQPAFWERLTEDPQGLLEVLENRVARQAGEGEELPVDYLGTDVARFARAFPRFELVTGQLPPPGTRGLVMGHATYEQYFKHPIAVRMDTLRRERERGLTLAEDEQLRTLVERNVAEVPDLVARLDIERATSLQAGLARVLGETGELEALLARFLSVDDATFDTRFAQFYGELAPSLPLYRLKPGDTLSLKTPLESGTAVPVRVYGTFRFQGLGGDDGRVNMMSVVDLVTARHLSGRFTEAQQEEARALFETFGMEGEAMAPPESLEAFHPPDIVDAEAQTVDTEQAPVFERARALPDTFSEDELSRGTVLQAAVVLEPGTAVEDVEARIRALPGGEALATVGWQEAGGLLGGLVVMLQAVLLLFALLLSSFVALVAAGTLLLLARERVAEVGTLRAVGMQRREVFASLLLEGTLLGGIGSVLGAAVGAALLRLATGGGVAVEDGSLQFFLGGTVLRPELALGGTLAVVVAVTVVVLLATLVPAWRGSAVAPIEAMRKGEG; encoded by the coding sequence GTGACGCTGTGGTGGCTCACCGTTCAAGGTGTGGTGGCACGTCCCCGGAGTTGGGTGGTGGGGTTGCTCGCGGCAGGGGCCGCGGCGCTGCTGACGCCGGGCGTGTCGCTGATGGGCAGCATCCACGAGGGCACGCGTCGCAGTCTCATCGAGAGCGGCGCGGGCGACCTCCAGGTCTATGCCGCCGCCTCCACCGGGACACCGCAGGTGGTGGTGGGGCCGGGGGGCGTCCCGGACCTGAAGCCCATCCCTGACTACGGCGCGCTGGAGCCCCGGCTGCGCGAGCTCCCCGGGGTGCGCGAGGTCGTCCCCCTGGAGCTGGGCATGGGCGCCGTGTTCCGGGGCAACGCCCTGGACGAGAAGCTGGCCGTGCTGCGTGAGGCGGCGCGAGCGCCGGCCTCCGAGGAGCGTGACGCGCGGCTGCGCCGGTTGGGCGAGGACCTGCGGCGGACGCTGGAGCGCGTGGCGCGCAACGCGGACCGCAGGGGCGAGGCCTTCGCCGAGGAGCCGGCCTTCGCGGACGACCTGCGCGTGCTGAAGGACGCCGCCCAGCCCGCCTTCTGGGAGCGGCTGACCGAGGACCCGCAGGGGCTGCTGGAGGTGCTGGAGAACCGCGTGGCGCGCCAGGCGGGTGAGGGCGAGGAGCTCCCGGTGGACTACCTGGGCACGGACGTGGCGCGCTTCGCCCGCGCCTTCCCGCGCTTCGAGCTCGTCACCGGGCAGCTTCCTCCGCCGGGGACGCGCGGCCTCGTGATGGGGCACGCCACCTACGAGCAGTACTTCAAGCACCCCATCGCCGTGCGCATGGACACGCTGCGCCGCGAGCGTGAGCGTGGCCTGACGCTGGCGGAGGACGAACAGTTGCGCACGCTGGTGGAGCGCAACGTCGCGGAGGTGCCGGACCTGGTGGCCCGCCTGGACATCGAGCGCGCGACGTCGCTCCAGGCCGGCCTGGCCCGCGTGCTGGGCGAGACGGGCGAGCTGGAGGCGCTGCTGGCGCGCTTCCTCTCGGTGGACGACGCGACCTTCGACACGCGCTTCGCGCAGTTCTACGGCGAGCTGGCCCCGTCGCTGCCGCTGTACCGGCTCAAGCCCGGGGACACGCTGTCGCTGAAGACGCCGCTGGAGAGCGGCACCGCCGTGCCGGTGCGGGTGTATGGGACGTTCCGCTTCCAGGGGCTCGGCGGGGACGATGGCCGCGTCAACATGATGAGCGTGGTGGACCTCGTCACGGCGCGGCACCTGTCCGGCCGCTTCACCGAGGCGCAGCAGGAGGAAGCGCGGGCGCTGTTCGAGACCTTCGGCATGGAAGGCGAGGCCATGGCGCCCCCCGAGTCCCTGGAGGCCTTCCACCCGCCGGACATCGTGGACGCGGAGGCGCAGACCGTGGACACGGAGCAGGCCCCCGTCTTCGAGCGCGCCCGGGCCCTGCCAGACACCTTCTCCGAGGACGAACTCTCACGCGGCACGGTGTTGCAGGCCGCGGTGGTGCTGGAGCCGGGCACCGCCGTCGAGGACGTCGAGGCGCGCATCCGCGCGTTGCCCGGCGGCGAGGCCCTGGCCACGGTGGGATGGCAGGAGGCCGGTGGGCTGTTGGGCGGACTGGTGGTGATGCTCCAGGCGGTGCTGCTGCTGTTCGCGCTGCTGCTGTCCTCCTTCGTCGCGCTGGTCGCCGCTGGCACGCTGCTGCTGCTGGCGCGGGAGCGCGTGGCGGAGGTGGGCACCCTGCGCGCGGTGGGCATGCAGCGCCGCGAGGTGTTCGCCTCGCTGCTGCTGGAGGGGACGCTGCTGGGCGGCATCGGCAGCGTGCTGGGCGCGGCGGTGGGCGCGGCGCTGCTGCGGCTGGCCACCGGGGGCGGCGTGGCGGTGGAGGATGGCTCGCTGCAATTCTTCCTCGGAGGCACGGTGCTGCGTCCGGAGCTGGCGCTGGGAGGGACCCTGGCCGTGGTGGTGGCGGTGACCGTCGTGGTGCTGCTGGCGACGCTGGTGCCGGCCTGGCGGGGCAGCGCGGTGGCGCCCATCGAAGCCATGCGCAAGGGCGAGGGCTGA